The following DNA comes from Mesorhizobium sp. B2-1-8.
ACAGGGTGATTCTTCGGAACTTCATGGTTCTAGGCCCGCGCGATGGCGTGGAAGAAGGTGCCGCTGACATGGCCACGCCGGTAGCCGGATGCGCCGAGCGGATTGCCCTGGCCGTCGGCGAGGTCTGCCAGCGGCTCGTCATTGCCGGTCGCCGTCATCTGCGCATAGTGGAATTCGTGACCCCGGATCAGCGCGCCTTGCGGCCCCAGCGGACAGTCGGCGCGCAGCCGTGCCTCACGGTAGCCGAGATTCATCTTGCGCCTGGCGAAGCTGGTGGAATGGCCGAGCAGGCCGAGCATGCGATGCGTTTCGCCGGAGGCATCCTCCAGCGCTTCACCAAGCACCATGAAGCCACCGCACTCGCCATGGATCGGCTTCTTCGCGGCAAAACGCGCCATTCCCGCGTGGAAATTCGTAGCAGCTGCGAGTTTGCCGGCGTGAAGCTCGGGATAGCCACCGGGCAGCCAGCAGACATCGCAATCCTCGTCGGGCGCTTCATTTGCGAGCGGCGAGAACGGAACGATCTCCGCGCCGGCCTTGCGCCAACAGGCGGCGACATGCGGATAGAGGAAGGTGAAAGCGGCATCCTCGGCCAGTGCGATGCGCTGGCCGGGCGGCCGCAGCGCGTCGGCGAAGTCGCCAACCGCCGGGGCGAGGGGTGCTGCCAGCGCCATGACAGCGTCGAGGTCGAGCGACTTCTCGGCCATGTCGGCGAGCCGGTCGAGATGCGCCATCAGGTCATCATATTCGCCGGCCTGGACGAGGCCGAGATGGCGTTCGGGCAAATTGAGCGAGGGGTCGCGCAGGATGGCGCCGACGACGGGCAGGCCGATCGCCTCGATGGCGTCGCCGGAGAGCCGCCGGTGGCGCTCGCTGCCCAGCCGGTTCAGCACGACGCCCGCCATGCGCACGTCCGGATCGTAAGTCGCAAAACCCTTGGCGACGGCCGCCGCCGTGGTCGACTGGCCGGACACGTCGAGCACCAGCAGCACCGGCAGGCCGTAAAGCCGGGCGAGATCGGCGGCGGAACCGGTGCGCCCCGGCGAGGCCGGGATGCCGTCGAACAAGCCCATGGCGCTTTCGAGGATGACGAAGTCGGTATCGTCGGCTGCCTGTGCGGCCAGCGCATTGAGCAGCGACGGCGACATCGCCCAACTGTCGAGGTTGACGCCGGATAGCCCGGTGGCGGCGGTGTGGAAGCCGGGGTCGATGTAGTCCGGGCCGGATTTGGCGCCACGAACCTTCAGGCCGCGCCGCGTGAGCGCGCGCAGGATGCCGATGGTGACGCTTGTCTTGCCCGAACCGGAGCGCGGCGCGCCGATGATGATCGCGCGCGCCGTCATGCCTGCGCCGCCAATGCCGCGCGCATGGCGACGATGCCGCCGACGACGATCAATGCCGGCGAGGCGAGCCCGGCGGCCGCCGCTGCCTCGGCAATGGTGGCGAGCGTGGCGACGACGGTTCGCTCCTTTGGGGTGGTCGCAGCAACGATTACGGCCGCCGGCGTCGACGGCGCCAGTCCGCCGTCGAGCAGGGCGGCTGCTATCAGCGGCAGATTGGCCATGCCCATATAGACCACCACGGGCTGGCCGGTGCGGGCGATGGCCGCCCAGTCGATGTCGTCGTCGGTGCCTGCGGCGTGGCCGGTCGCAAGAATGACAGCCTTGTTGATGCCGCGCATGGTGGCCGGGATGCCGGTGGCCGCCAGCGCGCTGAGGCCCGATGTCAGGCCCGGCAGCACGCGAAACGCGATGTTTTCGCGCGCCAGCGCCAGCGCCTCTTCGCCGCCACGGCCAAAAATATAGGGGTCGCCGCCCTTCAGCCTGACGACGCGGCGGCCTTCGCGCGCCAGCCGCACCAACAAAGCGGTGATGTCGTCCTGCTTCATCGAGGGTTGGCCGCCGCGTTTTCCCGCAAAGAAAAGCTCGGCGTTATCGGCAACCGCGACGACATCAGGCGAAACCAGAGCGTCGTAGACCAGCGCATCCGCTTCGGCCAGCGCCGCCAGCACTTCCAGGGTCAGGCAGCCCGGATCGCCGGGGCCGGCGCCGGCCAACCAGACATGACCCGGCTCAAGCGGACGCGGCTTGAAGTTCAGCCGCGCGAGCGCCTGTTCGAGCGTGGCGTTTTCGCCCTTATTTCCAGTGCTGCCGCTCACAATCCGTCCCGTCCGCGAAAACGCCGCTGATAATGGGCGTCATACAATGAACTCTCGCCAAAGCCTTCCGCCGCCAGCGAGCGACCGACGAAGATGAGCGCCGTACGCTCCATCGGATCGGCGGCCAGTAGCGCCTCGATGGTCTCCAACGTGCCGGTCAGCACGCGCTCGTCCGGCCAGGAGGCGCGGAAGACGATCGCGACCGGGCAATCGCCGCCATAGTGCGGCGTCAGTTCGGCGACGACGCGGTCGATGGCGTGGATGGCAAGATGGATGGCCAGCGTGGCGCCGGTGCGGCCGAAGCCGGCCAAGGTTTCGCCGGGCGGCATTTTCGACGCACGCCCCGAAACGCGGGTCAGCACCAGGCTTTGCGCGACTTCGGGAATGGTCAGTTCGCGGCGAAGTGCGGCGGCGGCGGCCGCGAAGGAAGGGACGCCCGGCGTCAGCGTGTAGGGGATGCCATGCTTTTCCAGCCGGCGGATCTGCTCGGCGACGGCGCTCCACACCGACAGGTCGCCGGAGTGCAGGCGCGCAACGTCATGGCCGACTTTGTGGGCGGCCACATATTCAGCCTCGATCTCGTCCAGCGACATCGGCGCGGTGTCGATCAATCTTGTTCCCGGCGCGCAATGCTGCAGCAATTCCGGCGCGACGATGGAGCCGGCGTGAAGGCAGACCGGGCAACTCGCCAAGAGCCTTGCGCCACGCAGCGTGATGAGGTCGGCGGCACCTGGGCCGGCGCCGATGAAATGGACGGTCATGGCGCGTCTCCGCTGATGGCGATGGCGCAGGTGACCGCACCGAGCACGGTGCGCGGGCCAAGCAGGCTGCTGCACTTGCCGGCGACGGCAAGGGCCGAGGCTTCCGAGACCGATGGCGTGCCGGCGAGGTCCCGCGAGAGGCTGGAGTTGCTGAGCGTCCGCGGCGAGGCGGCCTCAAGGGTCGCCTCGTCGACGATGATGACGGGAAGGTTCAGCTTGCGACCAGCGGCGGCGATCGCGTCTTCATCCTTTTTGAGCGCCGCGGTGGCCAGTGCCGAAAGAGCCGACATCGCCAGGCCGTGCGCTTCGAGCGCGGTTTCTATCGCCGCGAGCACCTCCTGGACGGTGACGCCCTTTCGGCTGCCGATGCCCGCGACCATCATGGCTTTACCCAGCTCCATTGCGTGACAGGCATGGCCGGCCGCCATGCCTGCATTGAGCCGACCGGCGAAGCGCGGGAGATGGCGATGCGTGTGAGATCGCCGCCGCGCTTTGTGTGCTGGGCGAGGAGCAGGGCTTCCATTTCCAGCGTCACCGCGTTGGCGACAAGACGGCCGCCGGCGCGCAAAGCCTTGATGGCGGCGTTCAAGACGCCGGCGTCGCTGCCGCCACCGCCGATGAAGATGGCATCGGGCGTCTCCAGTTTTACAAGCGCCTTGGGCGCGCTGCCTTCCACGATGACGAGGCCGGGAACGCCGCAGGCAACGGCGTTGTGGCCGATGCGGGCGGCGCGGGCCGGATCGGCCTCGATGGCGATGGCGCGCATCGAGGGCTGGGCGAGCATCCATTCGATGCCGACGGAGCCTGAGCCGGCGCCGACGTCCCACAGCAATTCGCCGCGCCTCGGCGCCAGCGCCGACAGGGTCACGGCGCGGATTTCACGCTTGGTGATCTGGCCGTCATGCTCGAACAGATGATCGGCAAGGCCTGATGTGAGCGGCAGGACGCGCGCCTGCGGGGCCGAATCGATTTCGATGGCCAGCACGTTGAGCGGATTGATGTTTTCCAGATCGAAGGCATCGGCACGAACCGAACGCAATGTCTCCTTCGGCCCGCCCAACGCCTCCAGGACCGTCAACCGCGAAGCGCCGAAGTCGAGTTCGGTGAGCAGGCGGGCAATTGCAGCAGGTGCATCGCCATCCGATGTCAGCGCCAGGATGCGTGCGTTGGGCTGCAGCAGCGGGCGGATCAGGTCAATCGGGTGACCGTGCAGCGAGATGATCTCGATATCCTGCAGCGCCCAGCCAAGACGGGCGGCGGCCAGCGAAATCGCCGACGGCGCTGGGATGACATGCATCTCGCGCGGGTTGACCTTGCGGGCGAGGGTGGCGCCGACCCCGTGGAAGAACGGGTCGCCGGAGGCGAGCACGCAGACGTTTCTGCCGGCAAGCGCCAGGACGTCGGCCATCCCGGCATCGAACGGAACCGGCCAGGGACGCGGCTTGCCCGTGGCGAAGGAAGCGACGAGCGCCAGATGCCGCTTGCCGCCGAAGATGAACTCCGCCTCGGCGATCCGCCGCTTGGCCTCGTCGCCGAGACCGGCTAAACCGTCCTCGCCGATGCCGACGATGGTGAGCCATTTTGGCGTTGGCTGATTTTTTGACATGTCGCGCCGCCCCTCATCCGCCTGCCGGCACCTTCTCCCCGTATGGTGACGGGGAGAAGGGAGAAGCTTCGGCGCCGACGCCTCCCTCTTCCCGTTCTTCACGGGGAGAGGGTAAGGGTGAGGGGCAGCGCCGACGATGTTTAGCATGGTGCCCATGAAGAAGATTCTGATCCTCGGCGGCACAACAGAAGCGCGCCAATTGGCCGGAAAACTGGCGGAGGATTTCCTCGTCACGCTTTCGCTGGCCGGCCGTACGGAAAGTCCCGTCGCGCAGGGCGTGCCCGTGCGAAGTGGAGGGTTCGGCGGCGCCGATGGTCTGGCCACCTATCTCAGGCAGACGTCCATCGACCTGCTGATCGATGCCACGCATCCCTACGCGGCGCGAATCTCCGCCAATGCGGCAATGGCCGCGCGCAAGAGCGGCGTGCCGATCCTTGCCTTGCGGCGCTCGGGCTGGGAGGCCGTCGAAGGCGACCGCTGGCTTGAGGTCGACAGCGTTGCCGGCGCGGCGCGGGCGCTTGGCGATGTGCCGCGCCGTGTGTTTCTGGCGCTTGGCCGACAGGAGGTCGCGGCATTCGAGGCCGCACCCCAGCACCACTATCTCATCCGCAGCGTCGATCCGGTCGAGCCGAAGCTGGTTGTGCCCGACGCTGACTATCTGCTGGCGCGCGGACCGTTTGGCGAGACCGACGAGC
Coding sequences within:
- a CDS encoding cobyrinate a,c-diamide synthase, whose protein sequence is MTARAIIIGAPRSGSGKTSVTIGILRALTRRGLKVRGAKSGPDYIDPGFHTAATGLSGVNLDSWAMSPSLLNALAAQAADDTDFVILESAMGLFDGIPASPGRTGSAADLARLYGLPVLLVLDVSGQSTTAAAVAKGFATYDPDVRMAGVVLNRLGSERHRRLSGDAIEAIGLPVVGAILRDPSLNLPERHLGLVQAGEYDDLMAHLDRLADMAEKSLDLDAVMALAAPLAPAVGDFADALRPPGQRIALAEDAAFTFLYPHVAACWRKAGAEIVPFSPLANEAPDEDCDVCWLPGGYPELHAGKLAAATNFHAGMARFAAKKPIHGECGGFMVLGEALEDASGETHRMLGLLGHSTSFARRKMNLGYREARLRADCPLGPQGALIRGHEFHYAQMTATGNDEPLADLADGQGNPLGASGYRRGHVSGTFFHAIARA
- the cobA gene encoding uroporphyrinogen-III C-methyltransferase; protein product: MSGSTGNKGENATLEQALARLNFKPRPLEPGHVWLAGAGPGDPGCLTLEVLAALAEADALVYDALVSPDVVAVADNAELFFAGKRGGQPSMKQDDITALLVRLAREGRRVVRLKGGDPYIFGRGGEEALALARENIAFRVLPGLTSGLSALAATGIPATMRGINKAVILATGHAAGTDDDIDWAAIARTGQPVVVYMGMANLPLIAAALLDGGLAPSTPAAVIVAATTPKERTVVATLATIAEAAAAAGLASPALIVVGGIVAMRAALAAQA
- the cobM gene encoding precorrin-4 C(11)-methyltransferase, with the translated sequence MTVHFIGAGPGAADLITLRGARLLASCPVCLHAGSIVAPELLQHCAPGTRLIDTAPMSLDEIEAEYVAAHKVGHDVARLHSGDLSVWSAVAEQIRRLEKHGIPYTLTPGVPSFAAAAAALRRELTIPEVAQSLVLTRVSGRASKMPPGETLAGFGRTGATLAIHLAIHAIDRVVAELTPHYGGDCPVAIVFRASWPDERVLTGTLETIEALLAADPMERTALIFVGRSLAAEGFGESSLYDAHYQRRFRGRDGL
- a CDS encoding cobalamin biosynthesis protein; this translates as MMVAGIGSRKGVTVQEVLAAIETALEAHGLAMSALSALATAALKKDEDAIAAAGRKLNLPVIIVDEATLEAASPRTLSNSSLSRDLAGTPSVSEASALAVAGKCSSLLGPRTVLGAVTCAIAISGDAP
- the cbiE gene encoding precorrin-6y C5,15-methyltransferase (decarboxylating) subunit CbiE, with amino-acid sequence MSKNQPTPKWLTIVGIGEDGLAGLGDEAKRRIAEAEFIFGGKRHLALVASFATGKPRPWPVPFDAGMADVLALAGRNVCVLASGDPFFHGVGATLARKVNPREMHVIPAPSAISLAAARLGWALQDIEIISLHGHPIDLIRPLLQPNARILALTSDGDAPAAIARLLTELDFGASRLTVLEALGGPKETLRSVRADAFDLENINPLNVLAIEIDSAPQARVLPLTSGLADHLFEHDGQITKREIRAVTLSALAPRRGELLWDVGAGSGSVGIEWMLAQPSMRAIAIEADPARAARIGHNAVACGVPGLVIVEGSAPKALVKLETPDAIFIGGGGSDAGVLNAAIKALRAGGRLVANAVTLEMEALLLAQHTKRGGDLTRIAISRASPVGSMQAWRPAMPVTQWSWVKP
- a CDS encoding cobalt-precorrin-6A reductase; amino-acid sequence: MKKILILGGTTEARQLAGKLAEDFLVTLSLAGRTESPVAQGVPVRSGGFGGADGLATYLRQTSIDLLIDATHPYAARISANAAMAARKSGVPILALRRSGWEAVEGDRWLEVDSVAGAARALGDVPRRVFLALGRQEVAAFEAAPQHHYLIRSVDPVEPKLVVPDADYLLARGPFGETDERVLLEKHRIDVVVSKNSGGAATYGKIAAARMLGIEVIMVRRPDLPDVPSAETVEALAAMVRHFVEPDAERGV